A genomic window from Streptomyces sp. NBC_00234 includes:
- a CDS encoding phosphomannomutase/phosphoglucomutase, whose amino-acid sequence MVADLSQLVKAYDVRGVVPDQWDESLSELFGAAFVQVTDAEAIVIGHDMRPSSPGLAAAFARGAAARGADVTLIGLCSTDQLYYASGALDLPGAMFTASHNPARYNGIKMCRAGAAPVGQDTGLTEIRTLVEDWSTNGAPRPAAGTTPGTVTERDTLTDYAAHLLGLVDLSAIRPLKVVVDAGNGMGGHTVPTVFAGLPVDLVPMYFELDGTFPNHEANPLDPKNIVDLQARVLAEGADLGLAFDGDADRCFVVDERGAGVSPSAITALVAARELARNGGKGTVIHNLITSWSVPEVIRENGGTPVRTRVGHSFIKAEMAEHGAIFGGEHSAHYYFRDFWNADTGMLAALHVLAALGGQESPLSELLAQYDRYTGSGEINSTVEDQAGRLAAIKAAYGDRDDVTFDELDGLTATSGDWWFNVRASNTEPLLRLNVEARDERTLTAVRDEVLALIRA is encoded by the coding sequence GTGGTTGCTGATCTGTCGCAGCTCGTGAAGGCGTACGACGTGCGCGGAGTGGTGCCCGACCAGTGGGACGAGTCGTTGTCCGAACTGTTCGGCGCCGCCTTCGTCCAGGTCACCGACGCCGAAGCGATCGTGATCGGCCACGACATGCGGCCCTCCTCGCCGGGCCTGGCCGCGGCCTTCGCCCGCGGCGCGGCGGCGCGCGGAGCCGACGTCACCCTGATCGGCCTCTGCTCGACGGACCAGCTGTACTACGCCTCGGGGGCACTGGACCTGCCGGGCGCGATGTTCACGGCCTCGCACAATCCGGCCCGGTACAACGGCATCAAGATGTGCCGGGCGGGCGCCGCCCCGGTCGGCCAGGACACCGGCCTGACCGAGATCCGCACCCTGGTCGAGGACTGGTCCACGAACGGCGCCCCCCGCCCGGCCGCCGGCACCACCCCGGGCACGGTCACCGAGCGCGACACCCTCACCGACTACGCCGCGCACCTGCTCGGCCTGGTCGACCTGTCCGCGATCCGCCCCCTGAAGGTCGTCGTGGACGCCGGCAACGGCATGGGCGGCCACACCGTCCCCACCGTCTTCGCGGGCCTCCCGGTGGACCTCGTCCCCATGTACTTCGAACTGGACGGCACCTTCCCGAACCACGAGGCCAACCCCCTCGACCCGAAGAACATCGTCGACCTCCAGGCCCGCGTACTGGCCGAGGGCGCCGACCTCGGCCTCGCCTTCGACGGCGACGCGGACCGCTGCTTCGTCGTCGACGAGCGCGGCGCGGGCGTCTCCCCGTCCGCGATCACGGCCCTGGTCGCCGCGCGCGAGCTCGCCCGCAACGGGGGCAAGGGCACGGTCATCCACAACCTGATCACCTCCTGGTCGGTCCCCGAAGTGATCCGCGAGAACGGCGGAACCCCCGTCCGTACCCGCGTGGGCCACTCCTTCATCAAGGCGGAGATGGCCGAACACGGCGCGATCTTCGGCGGCGAGCACTCCGCGCACTACTACTTCCGGGACTTCTGGAACGCGGACACGGGCATGCTGGCCGCCCTCCACGTCCTGGCGGCCCTCGGCGGCCAGGAGTCCCCGCTCTCGGAACTCCTCGCCCAGTACGACCGCTACACGGGCTCCGGAGAGATCAACTCCACCGTCGAGGACCAGGCCGGCCGGCTGGCCGCGATCAAGGCGGCGTACGGCGACCGCGACGACGTCACCTTCGACGAACTGGACGGCCTCACGGCGACGTCCGGGGACTGGTGGTTCAACGTCAGGGCCTCCAACACGGAGCCCCTGCTGCGCCTGAACGTGGAGGCCCGGGACGAGCGGACGCTGACGGCCGTACGCGACGAGGTCCTGGCCCTGATCCGCGCCTGA
- a CDS encoding Trm112 family protein: MPLEAGLLEILACPACHSPLDDRSAAESPELVCTGTDCGLAYPVRDGIPVLLVDEARRPA; the protein is encoded by the coding sequence ATGCCGCTCGAAGCCGGCCTCCTGGAGATCCTCGCCTGCCCGGCCTGCCACTCTCCGCTCGACGACCGGTCGGCAGCCGAGAGCCCGGAGCTCGTCTGCACCGGTACGGACTGCGGTCTGGCCTACCCGGTACGCGACGGCATCCCGGTGCTCCTCGTCGACGAAGCCCGCCGCCCCGCGTAA
- the manA gene encoding mannose-6-phosphate isomerase, class I — protein sequence MDRLSNTVRPYAWGSTTAIPELLGIAPTGEPQAEMWMGAHPGAPSRVTRSGTEQPLTEVIAADPARELGQAAVTKFGPRLPFLLKLLAAGAPLSLQVHPDLDQARQGYADEESRGVPIDAPHRTYKDANHKPELICALTPFDGLCGFRRPAEAADAMEALGVDSLKPYVDLLRAKPEEAALREVLTAILGAEPGEMAATVAEAAAAAERLGGAHAPYAQIAHHFPGDPGVIAAMLLNYVQLQPGEALFLGAGVPHAYLGGLGVEIMANSDNVLRCGLTPKHIDVPELLRIVRFEATEPGVLRPEAAPSGEEPYETPVDEFRLSRYDLSPGADPVDLTAATPQILLCTSGAPRVGDLELAAGESVFVPADEKVEVSRTGTLFRATVVA from the coding sequence ATGGACCGGCTGTCCAACACCGTGCGCCCCTACGCCTGGGGCTCCACCACGGCCATCCCCGAGCTGCTCGGTATCGCCCCCACCGGCGAGCCGCAGGCCGAGATGTGGATGGGCGCCCATCCGGGAGCGCCGTCCAGGGTCACCCGCTCCGGCACCGAGCAACCCCTCACCGAGGTCATCGCGGCCGACCCGGCCCGCGAACTCGGCCAGGCGGCCGTCACCAAGTTCGGTCCCCGCCTCCCCTTCCTCCTGAAGCTCCTGGCCGCCGGCGCACCGCTCTCCCTCCAGGTCCACCCCGACCTCGACCAGGCCAGGCAGGGGTACGCGGACGAGGAGAGCAGGGGAGTGCCGATCGACGCCCCCCACCGCACGTACAAGGACGCCAACCACAAGCCCGAACTGATCTGCGCGCTCACCCCCTTCGACGGACTCTGCGGATTCCGCAGGCCCGCCGAGGCCGCCGACGCGATGGAGGCACTCGGCGTCGACTCCCTGAAGCCGTACGTGGACCTCCTGCGCGCGAAGCCCGAGGAGGCGGCGCTGCGCGAGGTACTGACGGCGATCCTCGGCGCCGAACCCGGCGAGATGGCGGCCACGGTCGCCGAGGCGGCAGCCGCCGCCGAACGCCTCGGCGGCGCCCACGCCCCGTACGCCCAGATCGCCCACCACTTCCCCGGCGACCCCGGCGTCATCGCGGCCATGCTCCTGAACTACGTACAACTGCAGCCCGGCGAGGCGCTGTTCCTCGGCGCCGGCGTTCCGCACGCCTACCTCGGCGGCCTCGGCGTCGAGATCATGGCCAACTCGGACAACGTGCTGCGCTGCGGACTCACCCCCAAGCACATCGACGTCCCCGAACTCCTGCGCATCGTCCGCTTCGAGGCGACCGAGCCGGGCGTCCTGCGCCCCGAGGCGGCGCCGTCCGGCGAAGAGCCGTACGAGACCCCGGTCGACGAGTTCAGGCTGTCGCGCTACGACCTGTCTCCCGGTGCGGACCCCGTCGACCTGACGGCGGCGACCCCGCAGATCCTGCTCTGCACCTCCGGCGCTCCCCGCGTCGGCGACCTCGAACTCGCGGCCGGCGAATCGGTCTTCGTCCCCGCGGACGAAAAGGTCGAAGTCTCCCGTACGGGAACGCTCTTCCGGGCAACCGTGGTGGCTTGA
- a CDS encoding SIS domain-containing protein → MLDESLLDAPEALARADRRGLLRGAAEAGARVRTAARHAAEAGIGSLAPEGRPRAVLVAGPGAAAAAVADLIGALAGAAAPVIRIHPTGVAPAAGAMRWALPGWAGSVDLLLVATADGSEPGLAQLVDQAYRRGCTVVAVAPTSSPLREAVDGIHGLVVPMAAAPHGEYDAETEAAGPGTLWALLTPLLALLDRLGLVDAPAEVLQGVADRLDHTAERCGPAIATYSNPAKTLAAELADSLPLIWTESGAAGPVGRRFAAVLTDLAGRPALAAELPEALPSHGRLLAGAFAAGADPDDFFRDRVDEPEALHARVVLLRGRPTGGLSAAAAARELALSHDTAISELEPEEGGDLETLAELLAITDFAAVYVALASRNH, encoded by the coding sequence ATGCTCGACGAGTCATTGCTCGACGCCCCGGAAGCCCTGGCCCGCGCCGACCGCCGCGGCCTGCTGCGCGGCGCCGCCGAGGCCGGTGCCCGGGTCCGTACCGCCGCCCGGCACGCCGCCGAGGCAGGCATCGGCTCCCTGGCCCCGGAAGGCCGGCCCCGCGCCGTCCTCGTCGCGGGCCCCGGCGCCGCCGCCGCCGCGGTCGCCGACCTGATCGGCGCACTCGCGGGCGCCGCGGCCCCCGTCATCCGCATTCACCCCACCGGCGTCGCCCCCGCCGCAGGCGCCATGCGCTGGGCGCTCCCCGGCTGGGCCGGCTCCGTGGACCTCCTCCTCGTCGCCACGGCGGACGGCTCCGAACCGGGCCTCGCCCAGTTGGTCGACCAGGCGTACCGCCGAGGCTGCACGGTCGTCGCGGTCGCCCCCACCAGCTCCCCGCTCCGCGAGGCCGTCGACGGCATCCACGGCCTCGTCGTACCGATGGCGGCGGCCCCGCACGGCGAGTACGACGCGGAGACCGAGGCGGCCGGCCCCGGCACCCTCTGGGCGCTGCTCACCCCGCTGCTCGCGCTGCTCGACCGGCTGGGTCTTGTGGACGCGCCCGCCGAGGTGCTCCAGGGCGTCGCCGACCGCCTGGACCACACCGCCGAACGCTGCGGCCCCGCCATCGCGACGTACAGCAACCCGGCCAAGACCCTCGCCGCCGAACTCGCCGACAGCCTGCCGCTCATCTGGACGGAGAGCGGCGCCGCAGGCCCGGTCGGACGCCGGTTCGCCGCCGTGCTGACCGACCTCGCGGGCCGCCCGGCCCTCGCCGCCGAACTCCCCGAGGCACTGCCCTCGCACGGCCGGCTGCTGGCCGGGGCCTTCGCCGCAGGAGCCGATCCCGACGACTTCTTCAGGGACCGCGTCGACGAACCGGAGGCGTTGCACGCCCGCGTCGTCCTGCTCAGGGGCCGCCCCACCGGTGGCCTGAGCGCCGCCGCCGCCGCCCGCGAGCTCGCACTGAGCCACGACACGGCGATCAGCGAACTCGAACCGGAGGAGGGCGGCGACCTCGAAACCCTCGCCGAACTCCTCGCGATCACCGACTTCGCCGCCGTCTACGTGGCCCTGGCCTCCCGGAATCACTGA